CAAACTAAGGTACCGCATAGCAAGGTTATACGGCAAAAACCCGGATACAACCTTAGACCCATCCAGCGGCGGGATCGGCAGCATATTGAACACCGCGAGGATAAGGTTGATATACAACCCCATATTAAAGGTCTCGTATAACAATTTTGTTATAGAATCCCGTATCGGCAATACCCACAGAACCAATGAGAATGCCACAGCAACCACGATATTTGCAACGGGACCCGCAAGGCCGACCTTAACAATATCCATCCTGGGATTATTAAACCGGTTAGGATCAACCGGTACAGGCTTTGCCCAGGCAATCACCGGGGTACCTAACATAATACATGCCATTGGTAGCACAATCGACCCTATGATATCGATATGGGGCAACGGGTTGAAAGTCAGCCTACCCATAGCGCGTGCGGTATCATCCCCACATTTTTCTGCCATCCATCCATGCGCATACTCATGCGCAACCACGGAAAACAGCAACAAAAACACTGTCATTAACGCTGTAGATAATGCCATAGATTTCTGGTATACTTCCCTACAAATTTTCTTTGTATATACATTAAATTGTATATG
This region of Elusimicrobiota bacterium genomic DNA includes:
- a CDS encoding site-2 protease family protein, with the protein product MALSTALMTVFLLLFSVVAHEYAHGWMAEKCGDDTARAMGRLTFNPLPHIDIIGSIVLPMACIMLGTPVIAWAKPVPVDPNRFNNPRMDIVKVGLAGPVANIVVAVAFSLVLWVLPIRDSITKLLYETFNMGLYINLILAVFNMLPIPPLDGSKVVSGFLPYNLAMRYLSLEQYGFIAVFAMLYLGWINTYLTVTAGFLYRLLVP